The Spirosoma radiotolerans genome has a window encoding:
- a CDS encoding FAD-dependent oxidoreductase: MSTASQSQETITTRCCVVGGGPAGMMLGFLLARSGVEVVVLEKHRDFLRDFRGDTIHPSTLELLAELGLLTEFLQLPHQELRAVQATVNGQTVPIADFAHLPTQCKFIAFMPQWDFLNFLAAKGKQYPTFRLHLQTEATDLMEEKGAIVGVQATTPTGKLIIRADLVVGTDGRNSLVRQKAGLSVQDFGVPIDVLWMRIPKDPAIGEMSLGYFKSGKFMVLIDRHDYFQCGYIIPKGQFDSIKQRGIAALQADIRELAPFVGDQVNELNSWDQVSLLTVKVDRLRQWYKPGLLCIGDAAHAMSPAGGVGVNMAIQDAVATANLLTGSLQEGPVGVQQLASVQRRRQWPVRVIQAGQIAVHKRLINASITQPAVVPPYIIWLFRHVPLIRRLPAYLIGIGPRPEHIRTTVN; encoded by the coding sequence ATGTCAACCGCATCTCAGTCTCAGGAAACGATAACGACCCGCTGCTGTGTTGTCGGTGGTGGGCCGGCCGGAATGATGCTGGGCTTTCTGCTGGCTCGCTCGGGCGTGGAGGTGGTTGTGCTGGAAAAGCACCGCGATTTTCTGCGCGATTTTCGTGGAGATACCATTCACCCGTCTACCCTTGAGCTACTGGCTGAACTGGGACTGCTTACTGAATTTCTTCAGCTACCACATCAGGAGCTGCGGGCGGTTCAGGCAACAGTCAATGGGCAAACGGTACCCATTGCCGATTTTGCTCATTTGCCAACTCAGTGCAAGTTCATTGCGTTTATGCCCCAGTGGGACTTCCTGAATTTTCTGGCCGCAAAAGGTAAGCAATACCCGACTTTTCGCCTGCATCTGCAAACGGAAGCAACAGACCTAATGGAAGAGAAGGGGGCGATTGTGGGCGTGCAAGCGACAACGCCCACGGGCAAACTCATCATTCGGGCCGATTTAGTGGTGGGCACCGATGGCCGAAACTCCCTCGTCCGGCAAAAAGCGGGTTTGTCGGTACAGGATTTTGGGGTTCCAATTGACGTGCTCTGGATGAGAATTCCGAAAGATCCAGCCATTGGAGAGATGTCGTTGGGCTACTTCAAGTCGGGCAAGTTTATGGTTCTGATTGATCGGCACGACTACTTTCAATGCGGCTATATCATTCCGAAAGGGCAGTTCGACTCGATAAAACAACGGGGAATAGCGGCTTTGCAGGCCGATATTCGGGAATTGGCTCCTTTTGTGGGCGATCAGGTCAACGAGCTGAACTCTTGGGATCAGGTCAGCTTATTGACGGTGAAAGTTGACCGGTTGCGGCAGTGGTATAAGCCGGGGTTGCTTTGCATTGGTGATGCAGCTCATGCCATGTCGCCAGCGGGTGGAGTCGGTGTTAATATGGCGATTCAGGATGCAGTGGCTACGGCTAATCTATTGACTGGCTCTCTACAAGAAGGACCGGTAGGTGTTCAGCAACTAGCCAGCGTTCAGCGTCGTCGTCAGTGGCCGGTTCGGGTTATTCAGGCGGGTCAGATTGCCGTTCATAAACGGCTGATCAATGCGTCGATCACCCAACCTGCTGTTGTTCCTCCATACATCATCTGGTTATTTCGGCACGTACCCTTAATCCGTCGTCTACCTGCTTACCTGATCGGTATAGGGCCCCGACCCGAACACATCCGCACAACGGTAAACTGA
- a CDS encoding SDR family oxidoreductase — MADNNKTALITGGSKGIGYGVAEVLIREGINVAITSRSSVAAELAAAKLNEIGPGSALGLAADVRDLASQQRAVDTILQQWGQLDYVIANAGVGHFASIQELTPELWHETIDINLTGVFYTAKATLAALKQTEGYFITISSLAGTNFFEKGAAYNASKFGLVGFSQAIMLDLRSEGIKVTTIMPGSVATYFNDHEPNEKDAWKIQPEDIGQIVADLIHMPARTLPSKIEVRPTRPGGK, encoded by the coding sequence ATGGCAGACAACAACAAAACCGCGCTCATTACGGGCGGCTCGAAGGGCATTGGCTATGGCGTGGCCGAGGTGCTTATTCGGGAGGGTATTAACGTGGCGATTACAAGCCGCTCATCGGTAGCCGCTGAATTGGCCGCGGCCAAACTAAATGAAATCGGACCGGGATCGGCGCTTGGCCTGGCGGCCGATGTTCGTGATCTGGCCTCGCAGCAACGGGCCGTCGACACTATTTTACAGCAATGGGGGCAGCTCGACTACGTGATTGCCAATGCTGGTGTGGGTCACTTTGCTTCCATTCAGGAACTCACTCCTGAGTTGTGGCACGAAACCATTGATATAAACCTGACGGGTGTCTTCTATACCGCGAAAGCGACACTGGCTGCGTTGAAACAAACAGAAGGTTATTTTATTACCATTTCGAGTCTGGCCGGGACCAACTTCTTTGAAAAAGGAGCGGCCTATAACGCCAGTAAGTTTGGCCTGGTGGGTTTCTCACAAGCCATTATGCTCGACCTGCGTAGTGAGGGCATCAAAGTAACGACAATCATGCCAGGCTCGGTAGCTACGTATTTCAACGATCACGAGCCCAACGAGAAAGACGCCTGGAAAATACAGCCGGAAGACATCGGGCAGATCGTTGCTGATCTGATTCACATGCCTGCCCGTACGCTCCCCAGCAAGATTGAAGTTCGCCCGACGCGGCCGGGTGGGAAATAG
- a CDS encoding ankyrin repeat domain-containing protein: MSFYSYRPEDLLFDAARKGDTAYIKKLIDEQVDVNTQDGKGFTALIIAAYDGHADATKALLAAKADVNAQDLSGNTALMGVCFKGYPEIAQLLIEHGADLNIQNGNGGTALMFATLFGRNALVKLMLDAGANKYIQDKRGLTALDLAVQQGNEEAWLLLKD, from the coding sequence ATGTCTTTTTATTCCTATCGCCCCGAAGACCTACTCTTTGATGCCGCCCGTAAGGGTGATACGGCCTACATCAAAAAATTAATTGATGAACAGGTTGATGTCAATACACAAGACGGCAAAGGTTTTACGGCCTTGATCATAGCCGCTTATGATGGGCATGCAGACGCTACCAAAGCGCTGCTGGCCGCCAAGGCAGATGTCAATGCGCAGGATCTGAGCGGTAATACAGCGCTAATGGGTGTTTGTTTTAAAGGCTACCCCGAGATTGCCCAACTGCTAATTGAGCATGGCGCTGACCTCAATATACAAAATGGCAACGGCGGCACGGCTCTGATGTTTGCGACCTTGTTTGGCCGGAATGCACTCGTAAAGCTGATGCTGGATGCGGGTGCCAACAAATACATTCAAGACAAGCGTGGGCTGACCGCCCTCGATCTGGCCGTTCAGCAAGGCAACGAAGAAGCCTGGCTGCTGCTGAAAGATTAA
- a CDS encoding efflux RND transporter periplasmic adaptor subunit: MKTLLTAVGITSVAVGFAACSSASSDNKPAATKEPDIQQVEVTTVQALQPNNRVTLPGELKPWNRVNMYAKVKGFVREIAVDRGTTVHKGQVLARLDAPEVISELSQAQAQVQAQEATLVEQTTRARASRLTYNRLVQTAKMEGAVSANELDQALAKMQADSAMVAVAKGTVQAARSNYQAKTELRQYLTITAPFDGMVIERNISPGALVGAGDSGKPLFVLEDSRTLRLTVAIPETFANQLQNKSAVSFTVNAMPDRHFNAKLARSAESLVEANRAMMAEFDVANASHELKSGMYAEVMMPVTRSGKTMFVPTTSVVSSSEKMFVIKVNDNRAQWVSVQKGNVVDSLVEVFGDLPAGTTIVKKASEEIRDGQAIQSAKR, translated from the coding sequence ATGAAAACGCTTTTAACCGCTGTAGGAATCACATCCGTTGCGGTGGGCTTTGCGGCCTGTTCGTCGGCCAGCAGCGACAACAAACCGGCGGCCACGAAAGAACCTGACATACAACAGGTTGAAGTAACGACTGTACAAGCCCTGCAGCCCAACAACCGGGTAACCCTGCCCGGTGAATTGAAGCCCTGGAATCGGGTGAATATGTATGCTAAAGTAAAAGGGTTTGTGCGCGAAATCGCCGTAGATCGGGGCACAACGGTTCATAAAGGACAGGTACTGGCCCGGCTCGACGCACCCGAAGTAATTTCGGAACTTAGTCAGGCACAGGCGCAGGTTCAGGCGCAGGAGGCAACTCTGGTTGAACAAACAACGCGCGCTCGCGCCAGCCGACTGACCTACAATCGGTTGGTGCAAACAGCCAAAATGGAAGGAGCCGTCTCGGCCAATGAACTGGATCAGGCGTTGGCAAAAATGCAGGCCGATAGCGCGATGGTTGCTGTAGCGAAGGGAACGGTGCAGGCCGCCCGCTCCAACTACCAGGCCAAAACAGAGCTTCGGCAATACCTCACCATTACCGCTCCTTTCGACGGTATGGTGATCGAACGAAATATCAGTCCCGGCGCGTTGGTCGGTGCAGGTGACAGCGGCAAACCATTGTTCGTACTGGAAGATAGCCGCACGTTGCGCCTGACGGTAGCCATTCCCGAAACGTTTGCCAATCAACTCCAAAACAAGAGTGCCGTTTCGTTCACCGTAAACGCCATGCCCGACCGGCATTTCAACGCCAAACTGGCTCGTTCGGCTGAAAGCCTGGTAGAAGCCAACCGGGCGATGATGGCCGAATTCGACGTTGCCAACGCGTCACACGAACTCAAATCCGGTATGTACGCCGAGGTGATGATGCCGGTAACAAGATCGGGCAAAACCATGTTCGTTCCGACAACATCGGTGGTGAGTTCGAGCGAAAAGATGTTTGTCATTAAGGTGAATGACAACCGGGCGCAGTGGGTATCGGTTCAGAAAGGTAATGTCGTCGATAGTTTGGTCGAGGTGTTCGGCGACCTACCGGCCGGAACAACTATTGTGAAGAAAGCCTCCGAAGAAATCCGGGATGGCCAGGCGATTCAGTCCGCCAAACGGTAA
- a CDS encoding efflux RND transporter permease subunit translates to MYNIIRSALRKPISVVVAVIGLLFFSVMSLFTIPVDIFPSLDLPTIYVVQPYGGMAPDQMDGFIATRYQDHFLYVSGIRDIDVKTIQGLSLIKLSFYPGTDMAQAAAEVANNVSRAKAYMPEGTVPPQVVRFDASSVPVGQLVFESPSRSLNEIQDYASSRVRPMFSRIPGVSSPPPFGGNQRTVIIKVNPQLVRSYQLTPEEVIKSIVINNQPSPAGNIRIGEKALMTPVNSLVKRPEDFLNIPIRVGSGPTVFVRDVGTVEDGADVTVGYALVNGRRAVYIPVVKKSDASTLDVVSNIRKAMPDLRAAVPEDVKISYEFDQSVYVTNALKSLVTEGILGAVLTGLMVLLFLRDWRSVIIVVVTIPISILSAVIMLNLCGQTINIMTLSGLALAIGILVDQATVTIENIHQHLETGKPKAVAIWDACKEIVFPEFLILLAILAVFAPAFVMSGVPRSMFLPLSLSVGFAMIASFLLSQTFVPVLANWLLKSHPPHEAPTLALDAQERHAMLHEGDHPATKVTGFEKFKQRYSSVLENVLNRRKLVVSGYLAGSLAIIVVCFMVIGTDILPHGNSHQFQMRLRIPDGTRVERTETATLKVLDIIKEAVGKDNVEISSAYVGTVPSSYGTSNIFVFNSGPHEAVLQVSLKEEHPVNMDNLKEDLRARIAKALPTANISFEPIELTEKIMSQGASTPIEVTVAAKDLSEAGRFANKIRERMTKIDFLRDVQIAQPLAYPILKVTMNRERAGQLGVTSTQVARSMVAATSSSRFTDKNLWLDESKGLAYQVQVQIPEYQMSSASDIGNIPLKSGEMHPLLSDVATFSEGTAPGEYDRAGPNRLVTITANLQKKDLGTAQKAVQQAIKEAGEPPRGVLVELGGQTSLLTDTLSSLQTGLLVAIVIIFLLLAANYQSFKLSLVILAAIPAVVAGALLMLLACGATLNLQSYMGLIMSVGVSVANAILMVTNAENLRLEIGDTRKAVVLAANSRIRPILMTSIAMIAGMVPMASGLGEGGDQIAPLGQAVIGGLIASTLAALLILPCVFTQFQTKATTQSVSLDPEDPESKFYHHELSPGL, encoded by the coding sequence ATGTACAACATCATTCGTTCCGCGCTGAGAAAACCGATTTCGGTGGTTGTGGCAGTCATTGGGCTCTTATTTTTCTCGGTGATGTCGCTCTTCACCATTCCGGTCGATATTTTCCCGAGCCTCGATCTGCCCACTATTTATGTCGTACAACCGTATGGCGGCATGGCTCCTGATCAGATGGATGGATTCATCGCAACCCGCTATCAGGATCACTTCCTGTATGTATCGGGTATTCGCGACATCGATGTTAAAACGATTCAGGGCTTGTCGCTTATTAAACTATCGTTCTACCCCGGCACGGATATGGCCCAGGCTGCGGCTGAGGTAGCCAACAACGTCTCGCGGGCCAAAGCCTACATGCCTGAGGGAACCGTGCCACCCCAGGTCGTTCGGTTCGACGCCAGTTCGGTGCCGGTGGGCCAGCTGGTCTTTGAAAGTCCAAGTCGCTCACTAAACGAAATTCAGGATTATGCGTCATCGCGGGTGCGGCCCATGTTCTCCCGCATTCCGGGCGTATCGAGTCCCCCACCCTTTGGCGGCAATCAGCGAACAGTCATTATCAAAGTAAACCCGCAACTGGTCCGTAGTTATCAGCTTACTCCTGAAGAGGTTATCAAATCCATTGTGATCAATAACCAGCCCTCACCCGCTGGCAATATCCGCATTGGTGAAAAAGCCCTGATGACACCCGTCAACTCCCTGGTGAAACGGCCGGAAGACTTCCTGAACATTCCGATTCGGGTGGGTTCGGGTCCAACGGTGTTCGTTCGGGATGTGGGGACGGTTGAAGATGGTGCCGACGTAACCGTGGGTTATGCGCTGGTGAACGGCCGTCGGGCGGTGTACATTCCGGTGGTTAAAAAGTCGGATGCCTCGACGCTGGATGTGGTCAGCAATATTCGTAAAGCCATGCCCGACCTTCGGGCTGCCGTGCCGGAAGATGTCAAGATTTCCTACGAATTCGACCAATCGGTTTACGTTACCAATGCCCTGAAAAGCCTCGTTACAGAAGGTATTCTTGGAGCCGTATTAACGGGTCTCATGGTGCTGCTGTTTTTGCGCGACTGGCGTAGTGTTATCATTGTGGTGGTCACGATTCCGATTTCGATTCTATCGGCCGTAATCATGCTGAACCTGTGCGGCCAAACGATCAACATTATGACCTTATCGGGCCTGGCGCTGGCCATCGGGATTCTGGTTGACCAGGCTACCGTAACGATTGAGAACATTCACCAGCACCTGGAGACGGGCAAGCCCAAAGCCGTTGCCATCTGGGATGCCTGTAAGGAAATCGTTTTCCCCGAATTTCTGATTCTGCTGGCTATTCTTGCCGTATTCGCACCGGCTTTCGTGATGAGTGGCGTACCGCGTTCCATGTTCCTGCCCCTGTCGCTATCCGTTGGGTTTGCCATGATTGCGTCATTCCTGCTCTCGCAAACCTTCGTACCCGTACTGGCAAACTGGTTGCTCAAAAGCCATCCCCCACACGAAGCGCCCACACTGGCCCTCGATGCGCAGGAACGCCACGCCATGCTGCATGAAGGCGATCATCCGGCAACGAAAGTGACTGGTTTCGAGAAGTTTAAACAACGCTATTCATCGGTACTTGAAAACGTCCTGAACCGTCGGAAGCTGGTTGTGAGTGGCTATCTGGCGGGAAGTCTGGCCATCATCGTCGTGTGTTTCATGGTGATTGGTACCGACATTCTGCCCCACGGCAACAGTCACCAGTTTCAGATGCGGCTGCGAATTCCCGATGGCACACGCGTGGAACGAACCGAAACCGCCACGTTGAAAGTACTCGACATCATCAAAGAAGCCGTCGGGAAAGACAACGTCGAGATTTCATCTGCTTACGTGGGAACAGTTCCGTCCAGCTACGGAACATCCAACATCTTCGTGTTCAACAGTGGTCCGCACGAAGCCGTTTTGCAGGTCTCGCTGAAAGAGGAGCATCCGGTGAACATGGACAACCTGAAAGAGGATCTTCGGGCACGGATCGCGAAGGCGTTACCTACGGCCAACATTTCATTTGAGCCAATCGAGCTGACGGAAAAGATCATGAGCCAGGGGGCATCGACGCCCATTGAAGTGACGGTAGCCGCCAAAGATCTGAGTGAAGCCGGCCGGTTTGCCAACAAGATTCGGGAGCGGATGACGAAGATCGACTTTCTGCGCGATGTTCAGATTGCCCAACCGTTGGCCTACCCCATCCTGAAAGTAACGATGAACCGCGAGCGGGCGGGCCAGTTGGGCGTTACCTCTACGCAGGTGGCCCGGTCGATGGTCGCTGCCACTTCCTCCAGCCGGTTTACAGACAAGAACCTCTGGCTCGATGAATCGAAAGGGCTGGCTTATCAGGTGCAGGTGCAGATTCCGGAGTATCAGATGAGCAGCGCCAGCGACATTGGCAATATTCCGTTGAAGAGTGGGGAGATGCACCCGCTCCTATCGGATGTAGCCACTTTTTCGGAAGGAACGGCGCCGGGAGAATATGACCGGGCGGGCCCAAACCGACTCGTCACGATCACGGCCAATTTACAGAAAAAAGACTTGGGCACGGCACAAAAAGCCGTGCAGCAAGCCATCAAAGAAGCAGGCGAACCTCCCCGTGGTGTTCTGGTCGAACTGGGTGGGCAAACCAGCCTTCTGACCGATACCCTGAGCAGTTTGCAAACAGGTCTGCTCGTGGCCATTGTCATTATTTTCTTACTACTGGCGGCTAACTATCAGTCCTTTAAGCTGTCGCTGGTAATTCTGGCGGCCATTCCGGCGGTGGTAGCTGGAGCCTTGCTCATGCTGCTGGCCTGCGGTGCTACGCTTAATCTCCAATCGTATATGGGCCTGATCATGTCGGTGGGGGTATCAGTCGCCAACGCCATTCTGATGGTAACGAATGCCGAGAACCTACGCCTGGAAATCGGCGACACCCGCAAGGCCGTTGTGCTGGCCGCCAACAGTCGGATTCGCCCGATTCTGATGACCAGTATCGCCATGATTGCCGGCATGGTGCCCATGGCGTCGGGTCTTGGCGAAGGGGGCGATCAGATTGCTCCGCTTGGCCAGGCCGTTATTGGCGGCTTGATTGCCTCGACGCTGGCAGCGTTGCTGATTCTGCCCTGTGTGTTCACTCAATTCCAGACAAAAGCGACCACCCAATCGGTGTCGCTGGACCCGGAAGACCCGGAAAGCAAATTTTATCATCACGAACTGAGTCCCGGCCTGTAG
- a CDS encoding TolC family protein, with product MKKAHSCYSLTGLPARVGCPKKAGGLLLLTLGLLTYQAQSQMIPLHQLVDQSVRQYPFLKAKQAEVSSAERRIKASRIELLPSLIVQDQYTYSTSNSLNGSFFPNEGTAISTSGGVRPTAISQASFGSFTSAVIEWRAINFGRIKANIAVAEADLQRSRVDYENEIFQHQVRTIDAYLLLLINQKLVQIQRSNLERAQTFKRVVDAGVRSGMRAGVDSSLATAEAVRARLLLLGSQQQEQVQRLRLSELAGQLQPNMQVDSMHFYTNLPSSNFLSDSISPKNPTLRLFQSQINLSTARSLATQRSGMPTISLVGVGNARGSGFSNQGDIFLANQANGLGYQVGNYLVGLVARWNLTNILRVRQDYHADQFLVERSRQLFNTQRLQITRQYQEAETQYQVALEQARQAPVQLQAARQAYNQANSRYQSGLTDLVTLLQSVVTLNRAEVDGYVATSNVWRYLLLKAAAEGDLSLFMNQVK from the coding sequence ATGAAAAAGGCACATTCTTGCTACTCGTTAACAGGGCTCCCGGCCCGCGTTGGCTGCCCCAAAAAGGCGGGCGGTTTACTCCTGCTCACGCTGGGTTTGCTCACCTATCAGGCGCAAAGCCAGATGATACCACTTCATCAACTTGTTGACCAAAGCGTTCGGCAATATCCGTTCCTGAAAGCAAAACAAGCCGAAGTCAGCAGTGCGGAGCGACGCATAAAAGCCAGCCGGATTGAGCTGTTGCCCTCGCTCATTGTCCAGGATCAGTATACCTACTCGACCAGCAACAGCCTGAACGGCTCGTTTTTCCCGAATGAAGGCACCGCCATTTCGACGTCGGGTGGCGTTCGGCCAACGGCAATCTCACAGGCCAGCTTTGGTAGCTTTACCAGTGCGGTGATTGAGTGGCGGGCCATTAATTTTGGCCGGATCAAGGCCAATATAGCCGTTGCAGAAGCCGATTTACAGCGTAGTCGGGTTGATTACGAAAATGAAATCTTCCAGCATCAGGTTCGCACAATCGACGCCTATTTGCTCCTGCTTATCAACCAGAAGCTGGTTCAGATTCAACGAAGTAACCTGGAGCGTGCACAAACGTTCAAACGGGTCGTCGATGCGGGCGTTCGGTCGGGAATGCGGGCGGGTGTCGATAGTTCGCTGGCTACGGCAGAGGCCGTTCGGGCCAGGCTACTCCTGTTAGGCAGCCAGCAACAGGAACAAGTGCAGCGCCTGCGTCTCTCCGAATTAGCCGGACAATTGCAGCCTAACATGCAGGTCGATAGCATGCATTTCTATACGAATCTGCCCAGCAGTAATTTTCTCTCGGATTCCATCTCGCCAAAAAACCCAACCTTAAGGCTTTTTCAATCGCAGATCAACCTGTCGACGGCCAGAAGCTTGGCCACGCAACGATCCGGAATGCCCACGATCTCATTGGTGGGCGTCGGAAATGCCCGTGGATCGGGCTTTTCGAATCAGGGCGACATCTTTCTGGCCAATCAGGCGAATGGCCTGGGGTACCAGGTCGGGAATTATCTGGTTGGCCTCGTAGCCCGCTGGAATCTGACCAATATCCTCCGGGTTCGGCAGGATTATCACGCCGATCAGTTTCTGGTCGAACGGTCGCGGCAGTTGTTCAACACCCAGCGTCTGCAAATTACCCGACAATACCAGGAGGCCGAAACGCAGTATCAGGTAGCGCTGGAACAGGCCCGTCAGGCTCCAGTTCAGCTTCAGGCTGCCCGGCAGGCATATAACCAGGCCAACTCCCGTTACCAAAGCGGCCTGACCGATTTGGTGACGTTACTCCAGAGTGTCGTAACCCTCAACCGCGCTGAAGTCGATGGCTATGTAGCCACCAGCAACGTGTGGCGCTACCTTCTGCTGAAGGCGGCTGCTGAGGGCGATTTATCGCTGTTTATGAATCAGGTTAAATAA
- a CDS encoding response regulator transcription factor yields MKVLVVEDEQGLAESITEYMVKDGYICETAATFQEAEEKIHLYIYDCVIVDLTLPDGNGFQIIETLKRLIATTGVIIISARNALEDKLKGLEIGSDDYLTKPFHLSELNARVKSLLRRRQFGGHTEIRFREIVVVPHTRNVFVTGQPTPLSRKEYDLLLYFLSNVDVALTKASIAEHLWGDNIDSADSFDMVYSHIKNLRRKLLEKGAADYVQSIYGIGYKFSQP; encoded by the coding sequence ATGAAAGTACTGGTTGTTGAAGATGAACAGGGCCTGGCCGAAAGCATTACCGAGTACATGGTGAAAGACGGCTACATATGCGAAACGGCGGCCACGTTTCAGGAGGCAGAAGAAAAGATACACCTGTACATCTACGACTGCGTTATCGTCGATCTAACCTTACCCGATGGCAATGGATTTCAAATCATTGAGACGCTCAAACGATTGATCGCGACCACCGGTGTAATCATTATATCGGCCCGTAACGCATTGGAAGACAAGTTAAAAGGGCTGGAAATTGGTTCGGATGATTACCTGACCAAGCCGTTTCATCTGTCGGAGCTCAACGCCCGGGTTAAGTCGTTGCTACGTCGGCGGCAGTTTGGCGGACACACAGAAATCCGATTCCGGGAGATCGTTGTGGTGCCCCATACCCGCAATGTTTTCGTGACGGGTCAGCCAACCCCGCTGTCGCGGAAAGAGTATGATTTACTGCTTTACTTTCTGTCGAACGTGGATGTTGCCCTGACCAAAGCATCGATTGCCGAACACCTCTGGGGCGACAACATCGACTCCGCCGATTCGTTCGATATGGTGTATTCGCACATTAAAAATCTGCGTCGCAAATTGCTTGAAAAAGGGGCCGCCGATTATGTACAATCCATCTACGGCATCGGTTATAAATTCAGTCAACCTTGA
- a CDS encoding sensor histidine kinase: protein MKLLTKTNRIYLAFSLVIYLLTAVAFYQIIRLVIYEEVENRLRVEKRDFQTYVRAHNAWSNIPYFVENKINVTPVVGRGARGEEFSDTLILNRYDHELIPFRQLTFYQPIQGVVHRVEIRKSLIQTYRLIEVMTVAMMLFLGLLLAGTFWFQGKLSGRLWYPFYDTLARIKGFDLSSGASLTLDSPQITEFRELNDVLQKMADKMQQDYRSLKEFTENASHEMQTPLALINAKVEQLIQSEQLTETQTHWIESIYQASRRISRLNQGLLLLAKIENRQFNDSQIIDLAGLLTEKLTDMEEVLSFKELSVSMQAMKPFDVMLPPALADILVTNLVNNAIKHNQVNGRIELVATTDKLCLSNTGGQLTSSPERLFERFKKESTGPDSVGLGLSIIRQIGDSYGLSIDYQETEGIHQFCLTRSQP, encoded by the coding sequence TTGAAACTCCTCACCAAAACCAACCGAATTTACCTGGCGTTTTCGCTGGTCATCTACCTGCTGACGGCGGTTGCTTTTTACCAGATTATCCGGCTGGTCATCTATGAGGAAGTCGAGAATCGGCTGCGGGTTGAAAAGCGCGATTTTCAAACCTACGTGCGCGCTCACAACGCTTGGTCGAACATTCCTTATTTTGTCGAGAATAAAATCAATGTGACGCCCGTAGTGGGAAGGGGTGCGCGCGGGGAGGAGTTTTCGGATACACTCATCCTGAACCGGTATGACCATGAGCTGATTCCGTTTCGTCAACTAACGTTTTATCAGCCCATTCAGGGCGTTGTGCATCGGGTTGAGATTCGCAAATCCCTGATTCAGACCTACCGTCTCATTGAAGTTATGACCGTGGCCATGATGCTCTTTCTGGGCTTGTTGCTGGCCGGTACGTTCTGGTTTCAGGGAAAGCTGTCGGGGCGTCTCTGGTATCCATTTTACGATACCTTAGCCCGGATTAAAGGCTTTGATTTGAGCAGTGGCGCGTCGCTCACACTGGACAGCCCCCAAATAACCGAGTTTCGGGAGTTGAATGACGTGTTGCAGAAAATGGCCGATAAGATGCAGCAGGATTACCGAAGCCTGAAGGAATTTACCGAAAACGCATCGCATGAGATGCAGACACCTCTGGCACTCATCAATGCTAAAGTAGAGCAACTCATTCAGAGTGAACAACTAACTGAAACGCAAACACATTGGATCGAGAGTATATATCAGGCTTCCCGGCGGATATCGCGTTTGAATCAGGGGTTGTTATTGCTAGCCAAAATTGAAAATCGGCAATTCAATGATAGCCAGATAATTGATTTGGCCGGCCTACTGACCGAAAAGTTAACCGATATGGAGGAGGTGTTGTCGTTCAAAGAATTGTCGGTAAGTATGCAGGCAATGAAGCCCTTCGATGTGATGCTCCCACCCGCGCTGGCCGATATTCTGGTGACGAATCTGGTCAATAACGCGATCAAACACAATCAGGTAAATGGCCGGATCGAGCTGGTCGCGACTACCGACAAGTTGTGCCTGAGTAATACGGGTGGCCAGTTGACATCATCCCCGGAGCGACTGTTCGAGCGGTTCAAGAAAGAGAGCACAGGGCCCGACTCGGTAGGACTGGGCTTGTCCATCATCCGGCAGATCGGCGATAGTTACGGCCTGAGCATTGACTATCAGGAAACGGAAGGTATTCACCAGTTTTGCCTGACCCGGTCGCAGCCTTAG